In Quercus robur chromosome 10, dhQueRobu3.1, whole genome shotgun sequence, a genomic segment contains:
- the LOC126703773 gene encoding stearoyl-[acyl-carrier-protein] 9-desaturase, chloroplastic-like — protein sequence MTLILNSFNFHSFPSVLALPSMRSHISPKFSMTSTNFSNTKSRGAEKCLRHSSEFNVNKAHPMLPKTVEIFKSMEDWAKNNVLNLLKPVEECWQPQDFLPDPTSDGFVEQVNELRKRTRDIPDEYFVALVGDMITEEALRTYQTRINSTENFHDETGVDNTPWAIWIRAWSAEENRHGDLLNKYLFLSGRVDMKQIEKTTQYLIGSGMDLGHGYDPYLLTIYTSFQERATFISHGNTAKLAMQYGDIKLAQICGIIASDEKRHETAYSNIAEKLFELDPNDMVIAFTDMMRKKISMPAHLMYDGHDH from the exons ATGACTTTAATACTCAACTCCTTCAACTTTCACTCCTTTCCTTCAGTACTTGCTCTCCCATCGATGAGATCGCATATATCTCCAAAGTTTTCTATGACCTCCACCAACTTCTCCAACACTAA ATCTAGAGGAGCAGAAAAGTGTTTAAGGCATTCTAGTGAATTTAATGTGAACAAAGCCCATCCCATGCTACCTAAGAcagttgaaattttcaaatctatGGAGGATTGGGCTAAAAACAATGTCCTAAATCTCCTAAAACCTGTTGAGGAATGTTGGCAACCACAAGATTTTTTGCCAGACCCTACCTCAGATGGATTTGTTGAGCAAGTCAATGAACTAAGGAAGAGAACAAGAGACATTCCTGACGAGTACTTTGTTGCCTTAGTTGGTGATATGATCACAGAAGAAGCCCTTCGAACTTATCAAACTCGAATTAATTCCACAGAAAATTTCCATGATGAAACAGGTGTAGATAACACACCTTGGGCAATTTGGATAAGGGCATGGAGTGCAGAAGAAAACAGGCATGGTGATCTTCTCAATAAATACCTTTTCCTTTCTGGAAGAGTTGACATGAAACAAATTGAGAAGACAACTCAATACTTGATTGGGTCAGGAATG GATCTTGGCCACGGGTATGATCCATACCTTTTAACCATTTACACATCATTCCAAGAACGAGCAACATTTATTTCTCATGGGAACACAGCCAAGCTGGCCATGCAATATGGGGACATAAAGCTTGCCCAGATATGTGGCATAATAGCCTCAGATGAGAAGCGCCATGAAACTGCATATTCAAATATAGCTGAAAAGCTTTTTGAGCTCGATCCAAATGATATGGTAATAGCCTTTACAGACATGATGAGGAAGAAAATCTCAATGCCAGCCCATTTGATGTATGATGGCCATGACCATTGA